A genomic window from Treponema maltophilum ATCC 51939 includes:
- the ftsY gene encoding signal recognition particle-docking protein FtsY yields MASQFVLKIKNLFSAKSGMDEEFFDDLTDTLVEGDMGAKTAYRLTDELQKRCKALKLTEPEAVRKELCSMLEGAAKSIELVPDPNTVNIYLVLGVNGAGKTTSAAKMAAFYKNRGFPNIVMAAADTFRAAAIEQLCLHGEKLGVRVVAHRHGSDPSAVVFDAADAVAAKGGGLVIADTAGRLHNKENLVHELQKIDRVAAAKAASGAYKKILVLDGTTGQNALRQAEVFHEAVGIDAVFLSKCDSSAKGGTAFSLGLELGLPIVFIGSGEAYADILPFEPQRYARNFLGD; encoded by the coding sequence ATGGCGTCGCAGTTTGTTTTAAAAATAAAGAATTTGTTTTCCGCCAAAAGCGGAATGGATGAAGAATTTTTTGACGATTTAACCGACACCCTCGTTGAAGGCGATATGGGCGCAAAGACGGCTTACCGCTTAACCGACGAACTGCAAAAACGCTGCAAAGCGCTGAAGCTTACCGAACCGGAGGCCGTGCGAAAAGAGCTGTGTTCAATGCTGGAAGGAGCTGCAAAGTCGATCGAACTTGTGCCCGATCCGAATACCGTCAATATCTATTTGGTGCTCGGCGTCAACGGCGCGGGCAAAACCACATCGGCTGCCAAAATGGCCGCTTTTTATAAAAATCGGGGTTTCCCGAACATCGTTATGGCTGCGGCGGATACCTTCCGCGCGGCCGCTATAGAGCAGCTGTGTCTTCACGGCGAAAAGCTCGGCGTGCGCGTTGTGGCGCACCGGCACGGAAGCGATCCTTCTGCCGTTGTCTTCGATGCGGCCGACGCCGTTGCCGCAAAAGGCGGCGGCTTGGTCATTGCCGACACTGCCGGGCGCCTTCACAATAAAGAAAACCTCGTGCATGAACTGCAAAAAATCGACCGTGTTGCCGCCGCAAAGGCCGCAAGCGGTGCGTATAAAAAAATTCTCGTGCTCGACGGCACAACCGGCCAAAACGCGCTGCGCCAAGCCGAAGTGTTCCACGAAGCGGTCGGAATAGACGCCGTTTTTTTAAGCAAATGCGATTCGTCCGCAAAAGGCGGAACGGCCTTTTCACTGGGCTTGGAACTGGGCCTTCCGATAGTCTTTATCGGTTCGGGAGAGGCGTATGCCGACATACTGCCCTTTGAGCCGCAGCGGTATGCGCGCAACTTTTTAGGCGATTAA
- the ybeY gene encoding rRNA maturation RNase YbeY: MKSKLLVSVEGIEEPAWLSRAEDFLSAVLEKRNHGDWELSVLFCSDDKIRALNRDFRGKDSATDVLSFELGTVYEDEDGNSRYAAGDIAVSVDFLFKNAADFKVSPDEELKRLLIHGILHLEGMDHGENHIGDAVYCDMISLQERLLADFASFSIIEEN, translated from the coding sequence ATGAAAAGTAAGCTGCTCGTTTCGGTTGAAGGTATAGAAGAACCCGCATGGCTTTCGCGCGCCGAGGATTTTTTAAGCGCCGTTTTGGAAAAGCGCAATCACGGCGATTGGGAATTGTCCGTGCTCTTTTGTTCCGACGACAAAATACGCGCGCTCAACCGCGATTTCCGCGGAAAAGACAGCGCAACCGACGTCCTGTCTTTTGAGCTGGGAACCGTGTACGAAGACGAAGACGGCAACAGTCGGTACGCTGCAGGCGATATAGCGGTCAGTGTCGATTTTCTTTTTAAAAACGCGGCCGATTTTAAGGTTTCTCCCGACGAAGAATTGAAACGCCTGCTGATTCATGGTATCCTGCATTTGGAGGGCATGGATCACGGAGAAAACCATATAGGAGACGCCGTGTACTGCGACATGATTTCTTTGCAGGAAAGGCTGCTGGCGGACTTTGCTTCCTTCAGCATTATTGAGGAAAACTGA
- a CDS encoding DNA helicase UvrBC: MMICDVCRKREAVIFVQQLSMQGKKEIHLCEECAREQGIDASSEKIAMNIENLINGFTAEKKVCSVCGRSLDDIRKTRQVGCPECYSAFKTEVQDMLGKKGIDLPYTGSMPKKLAYFRSLLTDRMAIQTKLKASLANEEYEKAAMYRDFLKTLESPAVTGADDHSGEPFYE; the protein is encoded by the coding sequence ATGATGATTTGTGATGTATGCCGCAAACGCGAAGCCGTAATCTTTGTTCAGCAATTGAGCATGCAGGGAAAAAAAGAAATTCACTTGTGCGAAGAATGTGCGAGAGAGCAGGGGATTGACGCTTCATCGGAAAAAATCGCTATGAATATTGAAAATCTTATAAACGGCTTTACCGCCGAAAAAAAAGTGTGTTCCGTTTGCGGACGGAGCCTCGACGATATACGCAAAACGCGGCAGGTCGGCTGTCCCGAATGCTATTCGGCTTTTAAAACCGAAGTGCAGGACATGCTCGGCAAAAAGGGTATCGATTTGCCGTACACCGGATCCATGCCGAAAAAGCTCGCGTATTTCCGTTCGCTGCTTACCGACCGCATGGCCATACAAACAAAACTGAAAGCCTCCCTTGCGAACGAAGAATACGAAAAAGCCGCCATGTACCGCGATTTTTTAAAGACGCTCGAATCGCCTGCCGTAACCGGTGCGGACGATCATTCCGGGGAACCCTTTTATGAATGA
- a CDS encoding ABC transporter permease — protein sequence MTFKSSLLYALRIIKPNIHSVSNGRKSLFGAVFGIALSLVPLIVVMVVADGMIEGITDRMIGLSSYHLRVLCPADFSPDGESRIGYLEELAHKIEKDAGGKAFIEKQGIALAAGKQNRTGAAIRAVDGDIFKNNGAFKTYIEVLAGDAAFPDSKSAVIGKGIAEKLGVQVGDNIRLIAADASLSRVRPKILSCKVAGIVSSGYEEIDALWVFLPLETGFNFLPESSSETGIGIETDFPFSDKLNVLYRAVDSLLPAGFEVRRWSDVNTAQYENYASTKMLLMLIMFLILLIASVNISSALIMVAMERKKEIAILKSIGADSAGIGAAFLVTGMLCGAAGLCLGLPLGLVCAVNCNEIIRFMEHAVNLILNLWYLISEGSAHASVSFLNPEYYLQTIPVHIPFWKIFFIAGQTLCLSALVSVFPAVRAGKEKPLHILRKI from the coding sequence ATGACCTTTAAATCTTCGCTTTTATATGCGCTCCGTATTATAAAACCGAACATACACAGCGTTTCGAACGGACGCAAAAGCCTTTTCGGGGCGGTGTTCGGTATTGCGCTCAGCTTAGTGCCGCTCATCGTCGTTATGGTCGTAGCCGACGGCATGATAGAAGGCATTACCGATCGCATGATAGGACTTTCCAGCTATCATCTGCGGGTTTTGTGTCCGGCCGATTTTTCACCGGATGGCGAAAGCCGAATCGGGTACCTTGAAGAATTGGCGCACAAAATTGAAAAAGATGCCGGCGGCAAAGCCTTTATTGAAAAACAGGGAATTGCGTTGGCTGCGGGAAAACAAAACCGCACCGGAGCCGCAATACGCGCCGTTGACGGCGATATTTTTAAAAACAACGGCGCCTTTAAAACCTATATCGAAGTGCTTGCAGGCGACGCCGCCTTCCCCGATTCCAAAAGCGCCGTTATCGGAAAGGGCATCGCCGAAAAGCTCGGCGTACAAGTCGGCGACAACATCCGTCTTATTGCGGCGGACGCTTCTCTTTCGCGCGTGCGGCCGAAAATACTTTCGTGCAAGGTTGCGGGCATCGTATCTTCCGGCTACGAAGAAATAGATGCGCTGTGGGTATTTTTACCGCTTGAAACGGGTTTTAATTTTTTACCCGAAAGTTCATCGGAAACCGGAATCGGAATAGAAACGGACTTTCCGTTTTCGGATAAATTGAACGTTTTGTACCGCGCGGTCGATTCTCTGCTGCCCGCAGGATTTGAGGTGCGCCGCTGGAGCGACGTAAACACCGCGCAATATGAAAACTACGCGTCGACCAAAATGCTTTTAATGCTTATTATGTTTTTAATCCTGCTCATCGCGTCGGTTAATATTTCTTCGGCCCTTATTATGGTCGCAATGGAACGCAAAAAAGAAATCGCCATACTAAAGAGTATCGGCGCGGATTCCGCCGGGATAGGCGCGGCTTTTTTGGTAACCGGCATGCTTTGCGGCGCGGCGGGCCTTTGTCTCGGGCTTCCTCTGGGCCTTGTCTGCGCCGTAAACTGCAACGAAATTATCCGATTTATGGAACATGCGGTTAACCTTATTTTAAATTTGTGGTATCTTATAAGCGAGGGTTCGGCGCATGCGTCGGTCAGTTTTTTGAATCCCGAATACTACTTGCAAACGATACCGGTGCATATTCCGTTTTGGAAGATTTTTTTTATTGCGGGGCAAACGCTTTGTTTGTCTGCACTGGTTTCCGTTTTTCCGGCCGTCCGTGCGGGTAAGGAAAAACCCCTGCATATTCTCAGAAAAATCTGA
- a CDS encoding hemolysin family protein produces MALLERLFKKKDDASDISHQTDKGANEDQEQQELLNEEKRDMIRGIEELAETSVKEVMIPRIDVDFLSLTTPEDELMQKIAESGHSRFPVYTDSIDNVVGVLYVKDLIMAFAKKEAVDLEKIIRKPFFVPESKRIDSLLREFKRRHVHIAIAIDEYGGISGVVCMEDIIEEIVGDIQDEFDNECEDILQLGENVWLCDARINLDDLNESIGSVFPNEEFDTLGGFVFDLFGKIPVKYEKASWNNYDFIVQDMDGHRVNQIKIVKHAEEAPV; encoded by the coding sequence ATGGCTTTATTGGAACGATTATTTAAAAAAAAGGACGACGCGTCCGATATTTCGCATCAAACCGATAAGGGCGCAAACGAAGATCAGGAACAGCAGGAACTTCTGAACGAAGAAAAACGCGATATGATACGCGGTATCGAAGAGCTTGCCGAAACCTCGGTAAAAGAAGTTATGATTCCGCGTATCGATGTGGACTTTTTATCGCTTACGACTCCCGAAGACGAATTGATGCAAAAAATAGCCGAAAGCGGACACTCGCGTTTTCCCGTGTACACGGATTCAATCGACAATGTCGTCGGCGTATTGTACGTAAAAGACTTGATAATGGCGTTCGCAAAAAAAGAAGCGGTCGATTTGGAAAAAATTATTCGCAAGCCTTTTTTTGTTCCCGAATCGAAGCGCATCGATTCTTTGCTGCGCGAGTTTAAAAGGCGGCACGTTCATATAGCGATTGCGATCGACGAATACGGCGGTATATCCGGCGTTGTCTGCATGGAAGATATTATCGAGGAAATCGTCGGCGATATTCAGGATGAATTCGACAACGAATGCGAAGATATTTTGCAGCTGGGCGAAAACGTGTGGCTGTGCGATGCGCGTATCAATTTGGACGATTTGAACGAAAGCATCGGTTCGGTTTTTCCGAATGAAGAATTCGATACATTGGGCGGTTTTGTGTTCGACCTTTTCGGTAAAATTCCCGTAAAATACGAAAAAGCGTCGTGGAACAATTACGATTTTATCGTTCAGGATATGGACGGCCATCGGGTTAATCAAATAAAAATCGTAAAACACGCCGAGGAAGCACCGGTATGA
- a CDS encoding ABC transporter permease, with product MKTTNKAAWILFISRRFARVDTGGRNAAAAILSSLGIAFGVMTLIVVIAVMNGFQTGKIESILEIQSFHLRAYPQNAEQQIVLESELQKNPLVRTFIPFMEAQALSVGKNGRQAAAFIRFVPEDIRKTDEGFRKEITMYEGRFDLSDNQAVLGITLARALRVHPGDTVNLLAMSGSSDVDLLSADRVFTVAGIFSCEHAEINESFMFFSLDTGKKLLGQSAPTVYGIKLYKTSQDGRVLKYLEDKTSVPVESWRTYNKSFFGALKVEKNVLMLLVFIIFIVVGVNIFNGMRRMIFERREEIAVLSALGSPPFFIQTVFLMQGLLIGLSGAIPGLLFGMLISVRMDAVFLIISKTVYYVQYFFTLLFNPAALMYVSENPMFMFYAQIPARMFFGETALITIFGILSALSASYFASKNILKLSIAEVLRYE from the coding sequence GTGAAAACGACGAATAAAGCCGCGTGGATTTTGTTTATTTCGCGCCGTTTTGCGCGCGTCGATACGGGCGGACGCAACGCCGCAGCCGCCATTCTTTCTTCTTTGGGAATCGCGTTCGGCGTTATGACCCTGATTGTCGTTATCGCCGTGATGAACGGTTTTCAAACGGGGAAAATCGAAAGTATTTTGGAAATACAATCCTTTCATTTGCGCGCTTACCCTCAAAACGCGGAGCAGCAAATTGTGCTCGAAAGCGAACTGCAAAAAAATCCGCTTGTACGCACTTTTATACCTTTTATGGAAGCGCAGGCTTTAAGCGTCGGCAAAAACGGGCGGCAGGCGGCGGCCTTTATCCGCTTTGTGCCTGAAGATATCCGTAAAACGGACGAAGGTTTCAGAAAGGAAATTACGATGTACGAAGGCCGCTTCGACCTCTCCGATAATCAGGCGGTTTTAGGCATCACGCTCGCGCGCGCTTTACGCGTGCATCCGGGTGATACGGTAAATCTTTTGGCGATGTCCGGCTCTTCCGACGTCGACCTTTTGTCCGCCGATCGCGTGTTTACGGTAGCCGGAATTTTTTCGTGCGAACACGCGGAAATTAACGAAAGCTTTATGTTTTTTTCGCTCGATACGGGGAAAAAACTGCTCGGACAATCCGCGCCGACCGTATACGGTATTAAGCTGTATAAAACCTCGCAGGACGGCCGCGTTTTAAAATATCTCGAAGATAAAACATCGGTGCCGGTCGAATCGTGGCGCACGTACAATAAATCGTTTTTCGGCGCTTTAAAAGTCGAAAAAAACGTGCTTATGCTGCTGGTTTTTATCATCTTTATCGTTGTCGGCGTCAATATTTTTAACGGTATGCGCCGCATGATTTTCGAGCGCCGCGAAGAAATCGCCGTGCTTTCGGCCCTCGGCTCTCCGCCGTTTTTTATTCAAACCGTCTTCCTTATGCAGGGGCTTCTTATCGGCTTGAGCGGCGCGATTCCCGGATTGCTTTTTGGCATGCTTATAAGCGTGCGCATGGACGCCGTTTTTTTGATTATTTCAAAAACGGTGTATTACGTTCAGTATTTTTTTACGCTGCTGTTCAATCCCGCCGCTTTGATGTACGTAAGCGAAAACCCGATGTTTATGTTTTACGCGCAAATCCCTGCGCGCATGTTTTTCGGCGAAACCGCACTCATAACAATCTTCGGCATTTTGTCCGCCTTAAGCGCTTCGTACTTCGCGAGCAAAAACATATTAAAACTTTCAATAGCGGAGGTGCTGCGTTATGAATGA
- a CDS encoding ABC transporter ATP-binding protein — protein MNDTAENNLIRIENLTKIYSGAGEKLTVFSDVNVNLKRGSKTVILGESGSGKSTLLNIIGALDNASGGKVQVGPYEVTSLDEENAALYRADFLGLIFQFHYLLKDFTALENVFLPLYMKGVPKKEARLRAERLLCDVGLEKRMHHLPSELSGGERQRAAVARSLIADPELILADEPTGNLDPENAHLVGKLLFSVVEKYGKTLIMATHDLSLTSGADQCLRIKQGRLVYDL, from the coding sequence ATGAATGATACGGCCGAAAACAACCTCATACGGATCGAAAATCTTACCAAAATATACAGCGGGGCGGGCGAAAAACTGACCGTTTTTTCCGATGTAAACGTGAATTTAAAACGCGGAAGCAAAACCGTTATCTTGGGCGAAAGCGGGAGCGGCAAAAGCACCCTGCTCAATATTATCGGCGCCTTGGACAACGCATCGGGCGGAAAAGTGCAAGTCGGTCCCTACGAAGTTACGTCTTTGGATGAAGAAAACGCGGCGCTTTACCGCGCCGACTTTTTGGGATTGATATTTCAGTTTCATTATCTTTTAAAAGATTTTACGGCTTTGGAAAACGTCTTTTTGCCGCTCTACATGAAAGGCGTTCCGAAAAAAGAAGCGCGGCTTCGCGCCGAACGGCTTTTGTGCGACGTCGGCTTGGAAAAACGCATGCACCATCTGCCCTCGGAGCTTTCGGGCGGCGAACGTCAGCGGGCCGCCGTCGCACGCTCTCTTATCGCAGATCCCGAGCTTATTTTGGCCGACGAGCCGACCGGAAATTTGGATCCGGAAAACGCGCATTTGGTGGGCAAACTGCTTTTTTCGGTGGTCGAAAAATACGGCAAAACGCTCATCATGGCAACCCACGATCTGTCTTTAACTTCCGGCGCGGATCAATGTCTGCGCATAAAACAGGGCAGGCTCGTATATGACCTTTAA
- a CDS encoding tetratricopeptide repeat protein — MKRTVLLSIAVLSVLTVFAQDARPVVTDIQTALAENGAILVSWKLGEKVRKEIKELLLYRSTSSRIDSLDAENIAVLSPEDRSYADFNIQKGTDYYYAVLARDEKGAVYDLLIPAANTTISPIALPADAADTDNPQTLLSEDVPQAPHKETDAAARSGIREQPLPTLRLFSQTESDPLAEKTTDDFSAGFDAPRDFTQKRAADILPQEKTDAESTGDDYSLFAIVDAYVKTKNWKAAEKELIQFLQINRTDETTARANFYLGQSYYFSGKYREALNCFQNARRLYPVQSKRWSTRVLDAYRID; from the coding sequence ATGAAAAGAACGGTTCTTTTAAGCATTGCCGTGTTGAGCGTTTTGACTGTCTTCGCGCAGGATGCCCGCCCCGTCGTTACCGATATACAAACGGCGCTCGCTGAAAACGGTGCAATCCTTGTAAGCTGGAAACTCGGCGAAAAAGTTCGAAAAGAAATAAAAGAATTGCTCCTCTACCGCAGTACCAGTTCCCGAATCGATTCGCTCGATGCGGAAAACATAGCGGTACTTTCGCCCGAAGATCGCTCGTACGCCGATTTCAACATACAAAAAGGCACCGATTATTATTATGCCGTTCTTGCGCGCGACGAAAAAGGCGCAGTATACGATTTGCTTATTCCCGCAGCGAACACAACGATTTCTCCGATCGCGCTTCCCGCGGACGCAGCCGACACGGATAATCCGCAAACCCTTTTGAGCGAAGATGTGCCGCAAGCACCGCACAAAGAAACCGATGCGGCAGCGCGCAGCGGAATCAGAGAGCAGCCGCTTCCGACGCTCAGGCTTTTTTCGCAAACCGAAAGCGATCCGCTCGCCGAAAAAACGACGGACGATTTTTCCGCAGGCTTTGATGCGCCGCGCGATTTTACGCAAAAGCGGGCGGCCGACATTTTGCCTCAAGAAAAAACCGATGCCGAATCCACGGGCGACGATTACAGCCTATTTGCAATCGTAGACGCCTATGTTAAAACAAAAAACTGGAAGGCCGCCGAAAAAGAATTGATACAATTTTTACAAATAAACAGAACCGACGAAACGACCGCGCGCGCAAACTTTTATTTGGGACAATCGTATTATTTTAGCGGCAAATACCGCGAAGCGCTCAACTGCTTTCAAAACGCGCGCCGATTGTACCCCGTACAGTCCAAACGCTGGAGTACGCGGGTACTCGACGCTTACCGTATAGACTGA
- the prfB gene encoding peptide chain release factor 2 (programmed frameshift): MIEDFKIPVAELKKDILDVWGRLDPEAVEKRIAAKEELTAQSDFWNDPAKAEKIVSEIKMLKNKITPWRDLMRAAEDLETLYELAEESGDASLESEIGDLYDKTKAGFEKQSILNLLSDEVDKNNAFLSIHAGAGGTEACDWAQMLCRMYIRWAERRGYKVETLDRLEAEGGLKSVTLQINGDYVYGYLKSEAGVHRLVRISPFDSNARRHTSFSSVYVFPVLDDSIEVEVRPEDLRVDTYRSGGAGGQHVNKTDSAVRFTHIPTGIVVSCQTERSQTMNRATAMNMLKARLYEHYRQEKEKENAKFAQEKKDIAWGSQIRSYVFQPYTMVKDLRTRHETGNIQAVMDGDIDQFIESYLAAKWKGLPLDDGEDAQ, from the exons ATGATTGAAGATTTTAAAATTCCCGTTGCCGAGTTAAAAAAAGACATCCTCGACGTTTGGGGGCGTCTT GACCCCGAAGCCGTAGAAAAGCGTATCGCGGCAAAGGAAGAGCTCACCGCGCAAAGCGATTTTTGGAACGATCCCGCAAAAGCCGAAAAAATCGTGTCCGAAATAAAAATGCTTAAAAATAAAATTACGCCCTGGCGCGATTTGATGCGCGCCGCGGAAGATTTGGAAACCTTATACGAATTGGCCGAAGAATCGGGCGATGCGAGTTTGGAAAGCGAAATCGGCGATTTATACGATAAAACAAAGGCCGGCTTTGAAAAACAAAGCATATTGAATTTGCTGTCGGACGAAGTCGATAAAAACAACGCCTTTTTAAGCATTCATGCGGGGGCGGGCGGAACCGAAGCATGCGATTGGGCGCAAATGCTGTGCCGCATGTATATCCGCTGGGCCGAACGGCGCGGCTATAAGGTCGAAACTCTCGACCGCCTCGAAGCCGAAGGCGGCTTAAAATCCGTTACGCTGCAAATCAACGGCGATTACGTATACGGCTATTTGAAATCGGAAGCAGGCGTGCACCGTTTGGTACGCATAAGCCCCTTCGATTCGAACGCGCGCCGCCATACGTCTTTTTCGTCGGTATACGTGTTTCCCGTTCTCGACGACAGCATTGAAGTCGAAGTGCGCCCCGAAGATTTGCGCGTGGATACCTACCGTTCAGGCGGCGCCGGGGGCCAGCACGTCAACAAAACCGATTCGGCGGTCCGCTTTACGCACATTCCCACGGGAATTGTCGTTTCGTGCCAAACCGAGCGCAGTCAAACAATGAACCGCGCAACCGCAATGAATATGCTCAAAGCCCGTTTGTACGAGCACTACCGGCAGGAAAAAGAAAAAGAAAACGCAAAGTTCGCTCAGGAAAAAAAAGATATAGCGTGGGGCAGCCAAATCCGTTCGTATGTATTCCAGCCGTACACGATGGTAAAAGATTTGCGCACCCGCCACGAAACGGGCAACATTCAAGCCGTTATGGACGGCGACATAGATCAGTTTATCGAATCGTATTTGGCGGCAAAGTGGAAGGGCTTGCCGCTTGACGACGGAGAAGACGCGCAGTGA
- a CDS encoding tetratricopeptide repeat protein, translated as MKKLCICIALVLSALFLSAQRASSALDFYNQAKERQNKRDWYAAVELYQEALKLNPSYGEAWFSLGECSYELGQYDLAVQYCDTAAKYIKNRTDVPNLKGFALIGLERLTEARAVFSKTLSAFPNDVEARFGLAQLDIFDGKFLTAEQYYLDALKRQAQNKKALISLALLADRDGKHDKARTYIREALRTYSANAEVYYFAGYLAAKENRLSEAESYMRTAVLLDDGYDKAYKLLADILFAQKRYAETVDICDYRISKNRSAVSAWYLKGLAASALGQNEKALAAWQTGSDIDTEDEIMRAAFELLIFDATQIEDSRRQKWASYHIEKAQAHMEKFMAPQALYEYQRALRIDPLNVPARLALARILLNDGYPESYLSQLQFLKDRGKSDTATNDTIESYTSLLQNSLPLQWGVQPFYLNKTRWTIGLYGMTEPFSLHHQNAVPVCAGMLSDIFNSNSSVSLVNASFSTDSYAQAFRDARSKKYEFFALLSVTEGERNITLHFDLYSSASGNKLASFDVYRTGNDRLASAMQKIRDDVCTVLPQKAKIIRRRGSTVLIDFGSKDGAAPEQTFAVYKKDDVQLAGNGIALKYDEKKSVGEVKLNGVGEDISQGEFKQKGFYDLLAVGDELIPLQKIEAPPQPEDRKVKKKGAESAPVAVEKRKSVLYELIQSIR; from the coding sequence ATGAAAAAACTGTGTATTTGTATTGCGCTTGTACTTTCAGCGCTTTTTTTAAGCGCGCAGCGCGCTTCTTCCGCGCTCGATTTTTACAATCAGGCAAAAGAGCGGCAAAACAAAAGGGATTGGTATGCCGCCGTCGAATTGTATCAGGAAGCTTTAAAGCTGAATCCTTCGTACGGCGAAGCGTGGTTTTCGCTCGGCGAATGTTCGTACGAATTGGGACAATACGATTTGGCCGTGCAATACTGCGACACGGCTGCAAAATATATTAAAAACCGAACGGATGTTCCGAACTTAAAAGGCTTTGCTCTTATCGGTTTGGAAAGACTTACCGAAGCGCGCGCCGTTTTTTCCAAAACCTTGTCGGCATTCCCGAACGATGTGGAAGCGCGTTTCGGTCTTGCGCAGTTGGATATTTTCGACGGCAAATTTTTAACCGCCGAACAGTACTATCTGGATGCGCTTAAACGTCAGGCGCAAAATAAAAAAGCGCTTATTTCTTTGGCGCTGCTTGCCGACCGCGACGGAAAACATGATAAGGCGCGTACTTACATACGCGAGGCTTTGCGTACGTACAGTGCGAACGCCGAAGTGTATTATTTTGCAGGTTATTTGGCCGCAAAAGAAAACAGACTTTCCGAAGCCGAATCCTACATGCGCACGGCCGTCCTTCTCGACGACGGTTACGATAAAGCCTATAAGCTGCTTGCCGATATTTTATTCGCGCAAAAGCGCTATGCGGAAACCGTCGACATCTGCGATTACCGCATTTCCAAAAACCGTTCGGCCGTGTCGGCGTGGTATTTAAAAGGCCTTGCCGCTTCGGCGCTCGGACAAAACGAAAAAGCCTTGGCCGCATGGCAAACCGGTTCGGACATCGACACCGAAGACGAAATAATGCGCGCCGCATTCGAACTTTTAATCTTCGATGCGACTCAAATAGAAGATTCGCGCCGCCAAAAGTGGGCTTCGTATCACATTGAAAAAGCTCAAGCGCATATGGAAAAATTCATGGCGCCCCAGGCCTTGTACGAGTATCAACGGGCGCTGCGAATCGACCCGCTGAATGTTCCGGCGCGCCTTGCTTTGGCACGCATTTTGCTGAATGACGGGTACCCCGAATCCTACCTTTCGCAGCTGCAGTTTTTAAAAGACAGGGGAAAATCAGATACGGCTACAAACGACACAATCGAGTCCTATACCTCTCTTTTGCAGAATTCACTGCCGCTCCAATGGGGCGTGCAGCCTTTTTATCTGAATAAAACGCGCTGGACAATCGGTTTGTACGGCATGACCGAGCCTTTTTCGCTGCACCACCAAAACGCCGTTCCCGTATGTGCCGGCATGCTTTCGGATATTTTCAATTCAAACTCTTCAGTGTCGCTTGTGAATGCGTCTTTTTCGACGGATTCGTATGCGCAGGCTTTCCGCGACGCCCGTTCAAAAAAGTACGAGTTTTTTGCACTGCTTTCCGTAACGGAAGGTGAGCGGAATATAACGCTGCATTTCGATTTGTATTCGTCTGCAAGCGGCAACAAACTTGCCTCGTTCGACGTGTACCGGACGGGAAACGACCGGCTTGCTTCGGCTATGCAAAAAATACGCGACGACGTGTGCACTGTTTTGCCGCAAAAGGCGAAGATTATCCGCCGCAGAGGTTCGACCGTTTTAATCGATTTCGGAAGTAAAGACGGCGCCGCACCGGAACAAACGTTTGCCGTCTATAAAAAAGACGATGTGCAGCTTGCCGGAAACGGAATCGCTTTAAAATACGACGAAAAAAAATCCGTCGGAGAAGTAAAGCTTAACGGCGTCGGCGAAGATATTTCGCAGGGCGAATTCAAACAAAAAGGTTTTTACGATTTGCTCGCCGTCGGCGACGAACTTATTCCGCTGCAAAAAATCGAAGCCCCGCCGCAGCCGGAAGACCGAAAAGTAAAGAAAAAAGGCGCGGAAAGCGCACCCGTCGCGGTCGAAAAAAGAAAGTCGGTGCTGTACGAGCTTATTCAGTCTATACGGTAA
- the cas2 gene encoding CRISPR-associated endonuclease Cas2, translating into MFVSVILDPGGVDSSRSLALLLSQYGFTRIQRACWEHTAVSEKRLHSLKKDVDRVTDYYDRVRMYQYPVKGFMAITELSKKKWRRCLLRPPADEIPRNESFSK; encoded by the coding sequence ATGTTCGTTTCCGTCATTTTGGATCCGGGCGGCGTCGATTCTTCGCGCTCTCTTGCATTGCTTCTTTCTCAATACGGTTTTACGCGCATACAGCGCGCGTGCTGGGAACATACGGCCGTATCCGAAAAACGTCTGCATTCGCTTAAAAAAGACGTGGACAGGGTAACCGATTATTACGACAGGGTGCGCATGTATCAATATCCGGTAAAGGGTTTTATGGCGATTACCGAATTGAGCAAAAAAAAGTGGCGGCGCTGTCTGCTGCGACCTCCTGCCGACGAAATACCTCGGAACGAATCTTTTTCAAAATAA